The DNA segment TATATATCTCATACCTAAATTTTCTAAGATCACCATATCCATACTCACTTTACTATGCCCGTATCCAaacccatgcccatgtgagtttGGGTCACAGGTCTTACTCCATTGAAACTGCACTGAGAACCTGTACACGTCCATGCGTGTCAATGTTAACTCCTCCTTTGTTATAGATCATTCATCGTCCTTCTGAGAAATGGACAGTGTCCGATGGGCGGTCTATTATTGGAATGTACTGTTTAGAAGCTCCCTTTTCAAAGTCATAGAACCACGTCGAACAAATGAAGGCAATGAAGATGAACCGAAGAATGTCACTGAATCCCCTGAGAGTTCTGGTTTCCAAGGGACATTACAGAGAAGCTCTGTCCCTTTACGCTCACAGCGGTATCCAAAGCCCCCATGAGGccttctccttcccttttcttctgaAGGCCTGTGCGAAACTCCCCGCACTGTCAGATGGCCAGAAACTTCACGCCCACATCCTCAAGACTGGCTTCCACGACGCTTACACCACCACCTCTCTCATAAGCATGTATGCAGAGGTTGGGCTCATTTCCGACGCTCACCAAGTGCTCGACGAAACTTCCACACGGAGTCTCGAATGCTTCAATGCGCTCGTTTCCGGGCTCGTCCAAAATGGTTCTTTTGGAGACGCACTGCTCTCGTTCAAATGGATTCAGGGCAATGGCTTACAGCCCAATTCAGTCAGCATTGCAAGCTTGTTGCCCGCCTGCTCCAGGAAGGGGACTCGGCAACAAGGCCTGCAGCTTCATGCTTTCTCTGTAAAGTGTGGGTTCGAGCTAGATCTGTTTGTTGGTAGTGGGATTCTAACAATGTACGCGAACTTTGGAGACCTGAGTTCATCTGTCAGGATATTCAACTCAATCCCCGAGAAGAATGCAGTCTGTTACAACGCACTGCTGTCAGGATTCCTCCACGGTGGTTTCCCTCGGAAAGTGCTTGAAATCGTCCAACAAATGCAAAGAGATGGACAGACACCCAGCTCGGTGACATTGGTATCCCTGCTATCTGCATGTTCAGATCTTTCTGAACTTCAGTATGGCAAGCAAGCTCATTCTTATATAATGAGATCTAGCCATGGAATTGATTTATTAACAGGAACAGCACTTATAGATATGTATTCAAAATGTAGATCCTTGAGAGAGGCGCACCACATTTTCAAATCAATGCCTGAAAAGAGTTTATTCACCTGGAATGCTATGATATCGGCAACGTCACAATTAGGACATTATGAATCTGCGGTGGAACTTTTTCAACAGATGCAGACAACAGGATTGGAACCTGATGTCTCCACATGGAACTCGATCATTGGTGGACCTGCCAAACAGGGGCTCGGATTTGAAGCCTTGAGGCTGTTCAAAGAGATGCAGTTATCAGGTATAGAACCCAATGTTGTGTCTATGACAAGCATGTTAACAGTGTGTTCTAGTCTATCTGACCTTCAAAGAGGCAGGGAAATCCATGGATACATCATAAAGTCAGGCCTTCATGTGGATGTGTTCCTTGAGACTGCTCTGATTgacatgtatgcaaaatgtggcTGGCATGCCCAAGCTCGGCGGGTTTTTGACGGTAGACATGGACATGGTGATACAGTTCTCTGGAATGCCATGATTGGTGCATATGGAAGAAATGGGGATTCTGGATCGGCATTAAAAATGTTGGACTGtatggagaaagaaaatattacaCCCAACTCAGCTACATTTACATCTGTATTATCTGTCTGCAGCCACACAGGCTTGATTGACCGAGGATGGAAAATTTTCAccagaatgagaaaaaaattcttaaTAGAACCATGCATTGAACACTATACATGTATGGTTGACCTCTTTAGCAGAGCTGGTAAGCTTGATGAGGCCAGACGTTTGCTAAAAGAGATGCCTATGTATCCTTCAGCATCCATGTTGGCTACTGTTCTTGGTGCTTGTAGCCGCCAACTTGATGCAGATCTAGGAGAAGAAATAGCTAGGGAACTATTACGATTGGAACCTGAAAACCCTGCGGCCTTTGTGGTATTATCAAACATATATGCTGAGCAGGAGCGATGGGTAGATGTGGAACGGCTAAGAGAACTGATGAGGAACAGGGGAATGAAGAAATCGCAAGCACTAAGTACCGTTTGTGAACCACTAATATCTACATCATGAAATTACAAAtgtattttctttgttcattccGTGAGATACATCAAAATTAATGAAGGTAGCACACAAGATGATAATAGTACACAatgagaagtaaaaaaaaaataaaggcatAAAAAGATGATTCAGTATGTTTCATGCAAAGCATGTGTACAATATGACTATTTATTTAGCATTTCCTTCACAGCGAACCCCAGATAATTATCAAAGTGGTTTGGTGGTTCGTAAATAAAGCACGAGATAACATCACGAAGTGTCACCACACCAGTAACCTCATCCTCATCATTGACCACATAAACCCTGTGTATGTGCCGGGTTGCTAAGGTTTCTATTACACTCCCAAGGGTTGTGTCGACCCTGCATGTAACTGCGGGCTTCATTGCAGCATTGGCTCCCTCTGTCTCAGTG comes from the Nymphaea colorata isolate Beijing-Zhang1983 chromosome 14, ASM883128v2, whole genome shotgun sequence genome and includes:
- the LOC116267786 gene encoding pentatricopeptide repeat-containing protein At2g02750, encoding MKAMKMNRRMSLNPLRVLVSKGHYREALSLYAHSGIQSPHEAFSFPFLLKACAKLPALSDGQKLHAHILKTGFHDAYTTTSLISMYAEVGLISDAHQVLDETSTRSLECFNALVSGLVQNGSFGDALLSFKWIQGNGLQPNSVSIASLLPACSRKGTRQQGLQLHAFSVKCGFELDLFVGSGILTMYANFGDLSSSVRIFNSIPEKNAVCYNALLSGFLHGGFPRKVLEIVQQMQRDGQTPSSVTLVSLLSACSDLSELQYGKQAHSYIMRSSHGIDLLTGTALIDMYSKCRSLREAHHIFKSMPEKSLFTWNAMISATSQLGHYESAVELFQQMQTTGLEPDVSTWNSIIGGPAKQGLGFEALRLFKEMQLSGIEPNVVSMTSMLTVCSSLSDLQRGREIHGYIIKSGLHVDVFLETALIDMYAKCGWHAQARRVFDGRHGHGDTVLWNAMIGAYGRNGDSGSALKMLDCMEKENITPNSATFTSVLSVCSHTGLIDRGWKIFTRMRKKFLIEPCIEHYTCMVDLFSRAGKLDEARRLLKEMPMYPSASMLATVLGACSRQLDADLGEEIARELLRLEPENPAAFVVLSNIYAEQERWVDVERLRELMRNRGMKKSQALSTVCEPLISTS